A portion of the Paenibacillus hamazuiensis genome contains these proteins:
- a CDS encoding DinB family protein, which produces MNENISHIRDRLFDEMELALTTSCVLFAKIQPDQWDVRPHENMRSLSELTQHLAIVPAMELAILQERPMEETRKIAVSAVHLRDADSLSEVMRSGVQALTRYMASLDEGDFLYKGTAPFFAKNHPVTQVKWLIEITTHLYHHRGQLYTYMKQFGLPVSMRDLYGPAADSWTL; this is translated from the coding sequence ATGAACGAAAATATTTCCCACATCCGAGACCGGCTGTTTGATGAAATGGAACTTGCGCTCACAACGAGCTGCGTATTGTTTGCTAAAATTCAGCCGGATCAATGGGATGTACGTCCCCACGAAAACATGCGGAGTTTAAGCGAACTGACTCAGCATCTGGCTATCGTTCCCGCCATGGAGCTGGCGATTTTGCAGGAGCGGCCCATGGAGGAGACCAGAAAAATCGCCGTTTCGGCCGTGCATTTGCGTGATGCCGATTCGTTGTCGGAAGTGATGCGCAGCGGGGTACAAGCCTTAACAAGGTATATGGCTTCCTTGGACGAAGGCGATTTTCTGTACAAAGGAACTGCCCCTTTTTTTGCCAAAAACCATCCCGTAACGCAAGTGAAATGGCTGATCGAAATTACGACCCATCTTTACCATCACCGGGGGCAGCTGTATACATATATGAAGCAGTTCGGACTGCCCGTGTCCATGCGCGACTTGTACGGTCCGGCAGCGGATTCTTGGACGCTCTAG
- a CDS encoding helix-turn-helix transcriptional regulator, with the protein MKSQRLIRLMMVINAKKAVTVRELADEFGLSPRTITRDLQELSEVGFSIYAVQGRGGGYRLLHERMLPPIAFSESEAAAVFFACQSLQYFGSVPFDESAASVIHKFYHYLPADVKEQIDRLRNKVVIWNPYRAMSSSCLQTLLHAIMNKRAVTIAYKSNEGLTERDIQPVGLCASEGYWYCPAFCFLRQTYRLFRADRIASACLNETIAYQEVHDQRSVFDWITPDMSRFGQIALVVKLTPEGVRAFESNVWFGPHIEVHEDGGGTARIRIPAQKLHFFADLVWTLGEKAKILEPAEAVDYVRLKIGSMIKMYGQN; encoded by the coding sequence ATGAAATCGCAGCGGCTGATTCGTCTGATGATGGTGATCAATGCAAAAAAAGCGGTTACGGTGAGAGAACTCGCCGACGAGTTCGGATTATCACCGCGTACGATAACCCGGGATTTGCAGGAATTGAGCGAAGTTGGCTTCTCGATTTATGCAGTGCAGGGACGGGGCGGCGGCTACCGGCTGCTTCATGAAAGAATGCTGCCGCCGATCGCTTTCTCCGAAAGCGAAGCGGCCGCCGTTTTTTTCGCCTGCCAGTCTTTGCAGTACTTCGGCTCGGTTCCTTTCGACGAGAGCGCGGCTTCCGTCATTCATAAGTTCTATCATTATTTGCCGGCCGACGTGAAGGAGCAAATCGACCGGCTCAGAAACAAAGTGGTGATCTGGAATCCGTATCGTGCCATGTCCTCATCCTGCCTGCAAACTCTGCTGCATGCGATCATGAACAAAAGGGCCGTAACCATTGCATACAAGTCCAATGAAGGCTTAACGGAGCGGGATATCCAACCTGTCGGACTGTGTGCCAGCGAAGGTTATTGGTATTGTCCGGCCTTTTGCTTCCTGCGCCAAACGTACAGACTTTTCCGTGCAGACCGAATCGCCTCCGCTTGTCTGAACGAAACGATTGCTTATCAGGAGGTTCATGATCAAAGATCCGTATTCGACTGGATTACGCCCGATATGTCCCGGTTTGGGCAGATTGCGTTGGTCGTAAAGCTGACCCCGGAGGGGGTGCGGGCATTTGAATCCAATGTCTGGTTCGGGCCTCATATCGAAGTACACGAAGACGGAGGCGGCACGGCGCGAATCCGGATCCCCGCTCAAAAACTGCACTTCTTTGCGGATTTGGTATGGACGCTTGGGGAGAAGGCGAAAATACTGGAGCCTGCGGAAGCAGTAGACTATGTTAGACTAAAAATCGGTTCCATGATCAAAATGTATGGGCAAAACTAA
- a CDS encoding GntR family transcriptional regulator, with protein MLVELDLQSEIPLYAQLADQLVEGIASGQLKPGDPLPSVRSLAADLSINLHTVNKAYQLLKQEGFLQVHRKQGVVVQPDGMPGVTAAFREKLKRQLRPLAAEAKVRGMTEAEFVEMCAAVYRQRQKHEGGD; from the coding sequence GTGTTGGTGGAACTTGACTTACAGTCGGAAATTCCGCTTTATGCGCAGCTTGCCGACCAATTGGTCGAAGGCATCGCCTCAGGACAGTTAAAGCCGGGCGATCCGCTGCCTTCCGTGCGCAGTCTTGCGGCCGATCTCAGCATTAATTTGCACACGGTGAACAAAGCTTATCAGCTGCTGAAGCAGGAAGGGTTTTTGCAGGTTCACCGCAAGCAAGGGGTCGTCGTTCAACCGGACGGGATGCCGGGGGTAACGGCCGCTTTCCGCGAAAAATTGAAGCGCCAGCTCAGGCCGCTCGCAGCTGAAGCGAAAGTGCGCGGGATGACGGAAGCGGAGTTTGTGGAGATGTGCGCCGCCGTCTACAGGCAGCGCCAAAAGCATGAAGGAGGGGATTGA
- a CDS encoding DUF1648 domain-containing protein, whose product MTNWWSLLIMCMIELIAVVPLLLLPLLGPRALLFGVYVPESDRNYPEVRAIRRKFAVIFALLAALGIAVAASVYAVTDGRPIPVLAAGLIVQHLGALAAFIISRRSALRLKADRKWKVPADVRRVADLRFRQKQAVLRNRWYVLQLLFVAACAGAAVLLWDRIPDPLITHYGFDGKPDRYSAKSFGIVFSLNIIQLFLVGLFAFINTVIRKSKQQLDPNRPEVSLEQQLKSRRASSIFSYILSFVIVAFFGYVQASMLYQWSGAEVFSVLLPLILLGGILGFIVYMNKKGLDEPAGFNMQDDRHWRGGVFYYNVDDPALFVAKRYGVGWTLNFARPGSWFVLAATLLLPLAIISIVILLSRS is encoded by the coding sequence ATGACAAACTGGTGGAGTTTGCTCATAATGTGTATGATCGAATTGATCGCGGTCGTGCCGCTGTTGTTGCTGCCGCTTCTCGGGCCCCGCGCGCTGCTGTTTGGTGTTTACGTGCCTGAAAGCGACCGCAATTATCCGGAGGTTCGAGCAATCCGGCGAAAATTTGCCGTTATTTTTGCTCTACTGGCAGCACTGGGCATAGCGGTGGCTGCATCCGTATACGCCGTAACGGATGGCCGGCCCATTCCCGTACTGGCGGCCGGGCTTATCGTTCAGCATCTCGGAGCGCTTGCCGCTTTCATCATAAGCCGCCGCTCAGCGCTCCGGCTGAAGGCGGACCGAAAATGGAAGGTCCCGGCGGACGTGCGCAGAGTGGCCGATTTGAGGTTCCGTCAGAAGCAGGCCGTGCTTCGAAATCGCTGGTACGTGCTTCAATTGCTTTTTGTCGCCGCATGTGCCGGAGCCGCCGTATTGCTGTGGGATCGCATTCCCGATCCGCTCATCACGCATTATGGCTTCGACGGCAAGCCGGACCGTTACTCAGCGAAATCGTTCGGCATCGTTTTTAGCCTCAATATCATACAGCTGTTTCTGGTCGGATTGTTTGCGTTCATAAATACTGTTATACGTAAAAGCAAACAGCAGCTGGACCCGAACCGGCCGGAAGTTTCGCTCGAACAGCAGCTGAAGTCCAGGCGGGCATCGTCGATCTTTTCATACATTTTGTCGTTTGTTATCGTTGCTTTTTTCGGCTATGTTCAGGCGTCGATGCTGTATCAATGGTCGGGCGCGGAAGTCTTTTCGGTCCTATTGCCCTTGATTTTACTGGGAGGCATCCTTGGTTTTATCGTTTACATGAACAAGAAAGGTCTTGATGAACCCGCCGGTTTCAACATGCAGGACGATCGACATTGGCGCGGCGGAGTGTTTTATTACAACGTCGACGACCCGGCATTGTTCGTAGCAAAGAGATACGGCGTCGGTTGGACGCTTAATTTCGCCAGGCCGGGAAGTTGGTTTGTTTTGGCGGCAACTCTTCTGCTGCCGTTAGCGATTATTTCGATCGTAATTTTGCTGAGCCGATCTTGA
- the nikA gene encoding nickel ABC transporter substrate-binding protein — MFVSKGKSLLIMALIIATALAGCSKDNAAQGTAAGSVQTDKTITVSWPRDIGTMNPHVYNPSQLIAQSMIYEPLVSYKEGGKLEPHLAESWDISKDGKEYTFKLRKNVKFSDGTDFNAAVVKKNFDAIMKNIKNHSWLGFLNVLDKTEAVDEHTFKMTLKQPYYPTVQELSVVRPVRFLGEAGFPDDGDTSKVVKKPVGTGPWMLSEYKKDEYAEFIPNPNYWGDKPKINKLVIKVIPDGETRVLAFEKKELDLIYGEGVISMDAFKQLKASGKYDTSLSEPIATREVLMNTSKDILSDLRVRLALHHGFNKQAMVDGITSGLEEKADNILSKNLPYTNIDVKPLEYNVDKAKAYLEEAGWKLPAGKTVREKDGKPLELELLYEKSDQVQKPMAETLQAEWGAIGVKLNIKSLEITEHVKRLRAADFDLYFWSNYGAPYDPHSFINIAATNSYGISESLANLPMKKELDQQINEAFLTTDESKRQQLYSSILKTLQEQATFLPISYLKKTAVYQKDVKGFVFPSNRDDNPFLGLDKANK; from the coding sequence ATGTTTGTTTCAAAGGGCAAGTCGCTGCTTATTATGGCGCTTATCATAGCAACCGCACTTGCAGGCTGCTCCAAAGATAATGCCGCACAAGGCACCGCAGCGGGATCGGTGCAAACGGATAAAACGATCACGGTATCGTGGCCAAGAGATATAGGTACGATGAACCCTCATGTTTACAACCCTTCGCAATTAATCGCACAATCGATGATATATGAACCGCTCGTCAGCTATAAAGAGGGAGGCAAGCTTGAGCCTCATCTGGCGGAATCGTGGGATATATCGAAAGACGGGAAAGAATACACTTTCAAGCTCCGCAAAAATGTCAAGTTTTCCGATGGAACGGACTTTAATGCCGCAGTTGTGAAAAAGAACTTCGATGCAATCATGAAAAATATTAAAAATCATTCCTGGCTCGGTTTTCTTAATGTGCTCGATAAGACAGAGGCTGTAGATGAGCATACGTTCAAAATGACGCTGAAGCAGCCCTATTACCCGACCGTTCAGGAGCTGTCGGTCGTCCGTCCGGTGCGGTTTCTCGGCGAAGCCGGGTTTCCGGATGACGGAGATACCTCCAAGGTCGTGAAGAAGCCGGTCGGCACCGGACCGTGGATGCTGTCGGAATATAAGAAAGACGAATATGCGGAATTTATTCCTAACCCGAACTACTGGGGAGATAAGCCGAAAATCAATAAATTGGTCATCAAAGTTATTCCGGACGGCGAAACGCGCGTCCTTGCTTTTGAGAAAAAAGAGCTTGATCTGATCTACGGAGAAGGCGTTATCAGCATGGATGCGTTTAAGCAGCTGAAAGCATCCGGCAAATACGACACAAGTCTTTCCGAACCCATTGCAACCAGAGAAGTATTAATGAATACCTCCAAAGATATACTTTCGGATTTGCGGGTGCGTCTCGCCTTGCATCACGGTTTTAACAAGCAAGCGATGGTGGACGGGATTACGTCAGGCCTGGAGGAGAAAGCGGATAACATCTTATCCAAAAACTTGCCGTACACGAATATTGACGTAAAGCCGCTTGAATACAATGTAGACAAAGCAAAAGCTTACTTGGAAGAAGCGGGTTGGAAGCTTCCTGCCGGCAAGACCGTTCGCGAGAAAGACGGAAAGCCGCTGGAGCTGGAGCTGCTGTACGAAAAATCCGATCAGGTTCAAAAACCGATGGCGGAAACGCTGCAAGCCGAATGGGGAGCTATCGGCGTCAAGCTGAACATCAAAAGCCTGGAAATTACCGAACATGTGAAACGTTTGCGGGCGGCGGATTTTGATTTGTATTTCTGGAGCAACTACGGGGCACCGTACGATCCGCACTCTTTCATCAATATCGCAGCGACGAATAGCTACGGGATCTCGGAGTCGCTCGCGAACCTGCCTATGAAAAAAGAGCTGGATCAGCAAATAAACGAAGCCTTCCTCACGACCGACGAGAGCAAGCGCCAACAGCTGTACAGTTCCATTTTAAAGACGCTGCAGGAACAGGCAACATTTTTGCCGATCTCGTACCTTAAGAAAACGGCTGTTTATCAAAAAGATGTAAAGGGCTTTGTATTCCCGTCCAATCGGGATGACAACCCGTTCCTCGGACTCGATAAGGCGAATAAGTAA
- the nikB gene encoding nickel ABC transporter permease subunit NikB, translating into MLSYIGKRILAIIPIFLFAAFLSFAMIHLSPVDPAEVYLTAAHIHPTEELLAEVRHEFGLDRPLFVQYVNSLIKISRLDFGTSYITKEPVWREVAQRMPATLQLAFSSIILAVLISVPIGFLSAVYKNGIIDHVTRLLAFIGASIPQFWLGYLLVYFLSVKLDLLPVQGRGTWAHLVLPSFTLALGLIAIYSRLLRTSVLEQMQEPYVLYARARGIKEKVIMGKHVLKIAISPMITGLGMNLGKLLSGTIIVEVVFSWPGFGRYFVDSILNRDIPVIQCYVLLAACLFIVCNLIVDLLQMAMDPRISRKGRTGL; encoded by the coding sequence TTGCTAAGCTATATCGGGAAACGGATCCTTGCCATCATTCCCATTTTTCTTTTTGCCGCCTTTCTTTCATTCGCAATGATTCACCTTTCGCCTGTCGATCCGGCGGAAGTATATCTTACGGCTGCCCACATTCATCCGACGGAAGAGCTGCTTGCCGAGGTCAGGCATGAATTCGGTCTGGACCGCCCGCTGTTTGTTCAATATGTGAACTCGCTTATAAAAATAAGCCGACTTGATTTCGGCACGTCTTATATTACGAAGGAGCCGGTTTGGCGGGAGGTTGCGCAGCGGATGCCGGCAACACTCCAGCTTGCCTTCAGCAGCATTATATTGGCTGTGCTGATCAGCGTGCCGATCGGCTTTTTATCGGCGGTTTATAAAAACGGCATCATCGACCATGTTACCCGGCTGCTTGCTTTCATCGGCGCTTCCATCCCGCAGTTTTGGCTCGGGTACTTATTGGTTTATTTCTTGTCCGTCAAGCTGGATTTGTTGCCGGTTCAGGGAAGAGGGACATGGGCGCATCTGGTGCTGCCTTCGTTTACGCTGGCACTCGGGCTGATTGCAATCTACAGCCGTCTGCTGCGTACCAGCGTGCTGGAGCAGATGCAGGAGCCGTATGTGCTGTACGCCAGAGCCAGAGGCATCAAAGAGAAGGTCATCATGGGAAAACATGTGCTGAAAATCGCGATATCGCCGATGATTACCGGCCTGGGCATGAACCTGGGAAAGCTGCTTTCCGGCACGATTATTGTCGAGGTTGTCTTTTCTTGGCCAGGCTTTGGCCGTTATTTTGTCGACTCGATTTTAAACAGGGATATCCCGGTCATTCAATGTTATGTGCTTCTTGCAGCTTGTCTGTTTATCGTGTGCAACCTGATCGTGGATCTTCTCCAGATGGCAATGGACCCGCGAATTTCACGCAAAGGAAGAACCGGATTATGA
- the nikC gene encoding nickel ABC transporter permease subunit NikC yields the protein MIASILTGLRSRKTAQACIVFLLVLFILTILAPWISPHDPIQVNLTLKLQPPSLDYPLGTDHLGRCILSRLLHGARISLGFASLIFISSLGIGLFVGAIAGYKGGPVDYVLMRLCEGVMAFPNLVLILGLVGIFGPGMPQVVLAMMLVQWVYYARMFRGMVLSLKEQNFVIAAQISGSSQWKIIRRHIIPNVLPPIVVMGTLEMGWAIMDISALSFLGLGIQPPAPEWGAMIHEGKSFIRSNPELMLYPGIMILLVVVSFNLLGEALSERFGVKRLLEKE from the coding sequence ATGATCGCCAGTATACTAACCGGCCTCAGAAGCCGGAAGACGGCTCAGGCATGCATAGTTTTTTTGCTTGTTCTCTTTATTCTTACCATCCTGGCTCCCTGGATTTCTCCGCATGATCCGATTCAGGTCAATTTGACGTTAAAGCTGCAGCCGCCTTCATTGGACTATCCGCTGGGCACCGATCATTTGGGACGCTGCATTTTATCCCGTCTTTTGCATGGCGCCCGGATTTCATTAGGTTTCGCGTCTCTGATCTTCATCTCCTCTTTGGGGATCGGCCTGTTCGTCGGAGCCATTGCCGGCTATAAAGGCGGGCCGGTCGATTATGTTCTGATGCGGCTCTGCGAAGGGGTGATGGCGTTTCCGAATCTTGTGCTCATTCTGGGATTGGTCGGGATCTTCGGACCGGGAATGCCGCAGGTCGTTTTGGCGATGATGCTCGTACAATGGGTATATTACGCCCGGATGTTCCGGGGCATGGTTCTCAGCTTAAAGGAGCAAAATTTCGTCATCGCCGCCCAAATAAGCGGATCCTCGCAGTGGAAAATTATTAGGCGGCACATCATTCCCAATGTGCTCCCCCCAATCGTCGTTATGGGAACTCTGGAAATGGGCTGGGCGATTATGGATATTTCCGCGCTCTCCTTTCTTGGACTTGGCATTCAGCCGCCTGCGCCGGAATGGGGGGCGATGATTCACGAAGGAAAATCGTTCATACGCAGCAATCCGGAATTAATGTTATACCCGGGAATCATGATTCTTCTCGTCGTCGTTTCGTTCAATTTGCTGGGTGAAGCTTTGTCGGAACGGTTTGGCGTCAAGCGACTTTTGGAAAAGGAATGA
- the nikD gene encoding nickel import ATP-binding protein NikD, with the protein MRALSDKQGHVLQVSCLHVKVKTAHGHLSLVKGVEFALKPGRVLGFVGESGSGKSVTSLSILQLLDRKSTVVEGSIQLNGRELNGLHAEEMRRIRGKEIALIMQNPMNAFSPVFTIGDQFVETIRTHTGFGKKQAAELAADALHDVNLPDPAALMRRYPFELSGGMLQRVMIANAMCLQPSVLIADEPTTALDAANQLQVLRQLERIRSDYGTAILLISHDLGVISEMADEVAVMQQGRIVEKADVFELFDHPQHAYTKMLLDARLTLPIHQPAEELVLS; encoded by the coding sequence ATGAGAGCATTGAGTGATAAACAAGGCCATGTATTGCAGGTAAGCTGCCTTCACGTAAAGGTTAAAACGGCGCATGGACATCTTTCCCTTGTCAAGGGTGTTGAGTTCGCTCTGAAGCCTGGCCGTGTGCTCGGTTTTGTCGGAGAAAGCGGAAGCGGCAAATCGGTCACCAGCTTGTCCATTTTGCAGCTGCTTGATCGGAAATCAACCGTTGTGGAAGGCAGTATCCAGTTAAACGGCCGTGAGCTGAACGGGCTTCATGCCGAAGAGATGAGGCGCATACGCGGGAAAGAGATCGCTCTTATTATGCAAAATCCAATGAATGCCTTCTCTCCTGTGTTTACAATAGGCGATCAGTTTGTGGAAACGATCCGCACGCATACCGGATTCGGCAAAAAGCAGGCGGCCGAATTGGCGGCTGACGCTTTGCATGATGTGAATTTGCCGGATCCGGCCGCATTGATGAGGCGATACCCGTTTGAGCTGAGCGGAGGAATGCTGCAGCGGGTGATGATCGCCAATGCGATGTGCCTGCAGCCGTCGGTGCTCATCGCCGATGAGCCGACGACAGCGCTTGATGCGGCCAACCAACTGCAGGTGCTTCGCCAGCTTGAGCGCATTCGCTCGGATTACGGCACGGCGATTCTTTTGATATCCCACGATTTGGGGGTCATATCGGAAATGGCGGACGAGGTGGCCGTTATGCAGCAGGGACGGATCGTAGAGAAAGCGGACGTCTTCGAGCTGTTCGATCACCCGCAGCATGCGTATACGAAAATGCTGCTCGATGCCAGACTGACGCTGCCGATTCATCAGCCGGCCGAGGAGCTTGTATTGTCATGA
- the cntE gene encoding staphylopine family metallophore export MFS transporter CntE: MNAVQPQVIVPQERPFGSKAIRIYLVSILFYTTSHVLLILLPLESHALGASPAQIGLIMGAYMFTSMFLRPTAGKMVDKLGTKRIFAAALVMNVVVISMYLIHELWVFALLRMLQGVILSFFSMVSHLMIIRVLPDKTRGQGLSLFSLSSMLPYTYGPFLVLYFADKVPISYIFLALIALSLTTLFVGMTLRLPDLQKHGQSQAANPYSSEPYRGWKERNLLLPSVIMLMASAMIGTIAAFLPLYLEKRGLPFAGTYFLTETAVLIVLRFFGRKMIPTGGRFPVLIVAVLIFLMTTAAGLVRIAESLPLLLLAAVCNGIALSMLYPTLLTHVSFIVPERFRGRGIGLFIAAADFGTSVGTLGLSLVANSYSYEVMFSGCMVIGAAAFLLILMQAKKEGVTK; this comes from the coding sequence ATGAATGCCGTGCAGCCGCAGGTTATTGTTCCGCAGGAGCGTCCGTTTGGTTCGAAGGCGATCCGGATTTACCTTGTATCGATATTATTTTACACCACGAGCCATGTCCTTTTGATTTTGCTTCCTCTGGAATCGCATGCGCTTGGGGCGAGCCCCGCCCAGATCGGTCTGATTATGGGCGCATATATGTTTACTTCCATGTTCTTAAGGCCTACAGCCGGTAAAATGGTCGACAAGCTTGGCACGAAACGAATATTTGCCGCAGCGCTTGTGATGAATGTGGTCGTCATCTCCATGTATCTCATCCATGAGCTTTGGGTGTTCGCTCTGCTCCGCATGCTGCAGGGGGTCATTCTTTCCTTTTTTTCCATGGTCTCGCATCTCATGATCATCCGGGTATTACCGGATAAAACGCGTGGGCAAGGACTGTCGCTTTTTTCTCTATCATCGATGCTACCCTATACGTACGGTCCTTTTCTCGTACTTTATTTTGCGGATAAAGTGCCTATATCCTATATCTTTTTGGCCTTGATCGCGCTAAGTTTGACGACACTTTTCGTCGGCATGACCCTCCGGTTACCGGATCTTCAAAAGCATGGGCAGTCACAAGCGGCAAATCCATACAGCAGCGAGCCTTACAGAGGATGGAAAGAGCGGAACCTGCTGCTTCCATCGGTCATTATGCTTATGGCTTCGGCCATGATCGGTACGATAGCGGCCTTTCTTCCGCTTTATCTGGAGAAGCGCGGATTGCCTTTTGCCGGAACGTATTTTTTGACTGAAACGGCGGTACTTATCGTACTGCGCTTCTTCGGCCGAAAAATGATTCCGACAGGCGGCCGTTTTCCGGTTCTTATCGTCGCCGTCCTTATTTTTCTTATGACGACTGCCGCAGGTTTGGTTCGGATAGCTGAATCCCTGCCCTTATTACTGCTTGCAGCGGTTTGCAACGGGATTGCTTTGTCGATGCTGTATCCGACTCTGCTGACGCATGTTTCGTTTATCGTGCCGGAACGGTTCAGAGGCAGAGGGATAGGGCTGTTCATCGCCGCCGCCGACTTCGGAACATCGGTAGGCACTCTGGGGTTAAGTCTGGTTGCAAACTCGTATTCTTACGAGGTCATGTTTTCCGGCTGTATGGTCATCGGGGCGGCAGCTTTTCTGCTTATTCTGATGCAGGCAAAAAAGGAGGGGGTGACGAAGTGA
- the nikE gene encoding nickel import ATP-binding protein NikE, whose protein sequence is MSLLQVVDITHAYAPSRLFRRMQRQTAVLSGVSLSIEPGQCLGLLGTSGAGKSTLGKVILGLEKPQKGQVLFQGIDLYHADTAVRKRLRRDLQVVFQDCYSSVNPRMTVEQIIAEPLQNYEILSTQELKRTIGELLERVGLNPDHSRNYPHQFSGGQLQRINIARAIALKPKLIVLDEAVSSLDMVTQAHILSLLKELKSSFGLSYLFITHDIKAAYSISDSLAFMEKGEIVERMDDKSQLLSSNHTAVKSLVGSVLSEHPRNRTIKA, encoded by the coding sequence GTGAGCTTGCTGCAGGTGGTTGACATTACTCATGCTTATGCGCCTTCCCGTTTGTTCCGGCGGATGCAGCGGCAAACGGCGGTGCTTTCCGGCGTTTCCCTCTCGATTGAACCGGGACAATGTCTGGGGCTGCTCGGCACGAGCGGAGCGGGCAAAAGCACGCTGGGCAAAGTGATCCTCGGATTGGAAAAGCCGCAGAAAGGACAGGTCCTGTTTCAAGGAATCGATCTTTACCATGCGGACACCGCCGTCCGCAAACGGCTTCGCCGCGATCTTCAAGTCGTATTTCAAGATTGCTATTCCTCTGTAAACCCTCGCATGACGGTGGAACAAATTATCGCGGAGCCGCTGCAAAACTATGAGATCTTATCCACGCAGGAGCTGAAACGAACGATTGGGGAACTGCTCGAAAGAGTCGGGCTAAATCCGGATCATTCGAGGAATTATCCCCATCAATTCAGCGGCGGACAGCTGCAAAGGATCAATATTGCGAGAGCGATTGCACTTAAACCGAAGCTGATTGTTTTGGATGAGGCGGTCAGCAGTTTGGATATGGTGACGCAGGCGCATATATTGAGCTTATTAAAGGAATTAAAGTCGAGCTTCGGCCTTTCTTATCTTTTTATTACTCATGACATTAAAGCGGCTTACTCCATTTCCGATTCACTGGCTTTTATGGAAAAAGGCGAAATCGTTGAACGGATGGACGATAAATCGCAGCTTTTATCGTCGAATCACACGGCTGTGAAAAGTTTGGTGGGATCCGTTCTTTCCGAGCATCCGCGAAATCGTACCATCAAAGCTTGA
- a CDS encoding helix-turn-helix transcriptional regulator: protein MSKAKLLFDLIAYVNMKRSFTAQEVADEFRISVRTAHRYLADLSEMGVPLYTETGRSGGYRLLRSRMLPPIMFDEDEAFAVFFAFQALKYYPSLPFDINVNSVSGKLYAHLPGDAKRKVDRLETVISFWNQKRTVPSPFLKEIIEAAAERQVLKIEYVSKTKNTERAVAPIGVYAHDGFWYMPAIDLESGEIRLFRTDRISALEKTGQKLEPPIDLPTWLDRLSRQPPQLPVRLYVELTREGMRQCRSQPWLEPHIVATGPERGCIDTVIDKSETEFAAMYFFQLGSDAKVLEPREIVDRIGERAQDLLRHYGFDSND, encoded by the coding sequence ATGTCGAAGGCAAAGCTTTTGTTCGATCTGATCGCATACGTCAATATGAAGCGCAGCTTTACTGCGCAGGAGGTTGCCGATGAGTTCCGAATATCCGTCCGGACCGCCCACCGGTATTTGGCGGACCTGAGCGAGATGGGCGTTCCGCTTTACACGGAAACGGGCCGAAGCGGAGGTTACCGGCTGCTGCGCAGCAGAATGCTGCCGCCGATCATGTTCGACGAAGACGAGGCATTCGCCGTTTTTTTCGCCTTTCAAGCGCTGAAGTATTATCCGTCGCTGCCGTTTGATATCAACGTGAACTCCGTCTCCGGAAAGCTTTATGCCCATCTTCCCGGCGATGCGAAGAGAAAAGTGGACCGTTTGGAGACGGTCATCTCCTTCTGGAATCAAAAAAGAACCGTCCCGTCTCCCTTTTTGAAGGAAATTATCGAGGCGGCCGCAGAACGGCAAGTATTGAAAATCGAGTACGTGTCGAAAACGAAAAATACGGAGAGAGCGGTTGCGCCGATCGGGGTATATGCTCACGACGGCTTCTGGTACATGCCCGCCATCGACCTGGAAAGCGGCGAAATTCGCCTGTTTCGGACGGACCGGATCTCGGCCTTGGAAAAAACAGGGCAAAAGCTCGAGCCGCCCATCGACCTGCCCACATGGTTGGACCGGCTTTCCCGCCAACCCCCGCAACTGCCGGTACGTCTTTATGTGGAGTTAACCAGAGAAGGCATGAGGCAGTGCCGCAGCCAGCCGTGGCTGGAGCCGCATATCGTGGCAACCGGTCCGGAACGCGGCTGTATCGATACCGTGATCGACAAAAGCGAGACGGAATTCGCGGCCATGTATTTTTTCCAGCTTGGCTCCGATGCCAAAGTGTTGGAACCGCGGGAAATCGTCGACCGGATCGGCGAGCGGGCGCAAGATCTCCTCCGTCATTACGGCTTCGATTCGAACGACTGA